In Solanum stenotomum isolate F172 chromosome 6, ASM1918654v1, whole genome shotgun sequence, one DNA window encodes the following:
- the LOC125868631 gene encoding uncharacterized protein LOC125868631 → MSTSYSMWPVILAPYNLPPWKCFKDPFMMMSLLIPGPQAPGKDIDVYLRPLIDELKQLWSDGVETFDASTGKCFKMHVAVLWTINDFSAYGCVSVDDGKITKLKSHDYHVLLQRVLPIALSGFVNKDVSLALIELGHFFQRLCCKTLRRDDLEQLERDIIIILCKLEMTFPPAFFDVMIHLAMHLPREAMYGGPVQYRWMYKIERFLCKLKRYVRNKARPEGSIAEGYIIDECLTFCSMYLTDIETRFNREDRNDDGFSNNGELVLDIFSKRFRPYRDGKYDVIPNKYSDIARWYVLNNCEEAEPFLQEHKEELLNQAVVNIDEKHKEQFPLWFKRKIMQLYTKEKSTSIKKLYPLAMGPDVRGRTHTGCIVNGVRCHIQCRDELRKSQNCGIVVAGYHENEVIDFYGIIIDILELEHVEENRVLLFKCKWFDLRKKIGMQKDKKFTSICVKRFWYERDSFVLATQAKQVFYIDDPKLGENWQIVLKFQDRHLYDVPEKETLETESDELHITNDEVYQDMSLESNSIVCDTVDMLSQLHRDDVDSVILDANVIELEAQKEHEVHYNEENSDQEDETMIEYISDHEENGGNNGTNDNEADTTSDGDDIGL, encoded by the exons ATGAGCACATCGTATAGTATGTGGCCTGTTATTCTCGCTCCTTATAATCTTCCTCCTTGGAAATGCTTTAAGGACCCATTTATGATGATGTCACTGCTTATTCCCGGTCCTCAAGCACCAGGAAAGgatattgatgtttatttgcGTCCTTTGATTGATGAGCTGAAACAGTTATGGAGTGATGGTGTAGAGACATTTGATGCATCAACTGGGAAGTGCTTCAAGATGCATGTTGCTGTTTTATGGACTATAAATGACTTTTCAGCTTATG GGTGTGTAAGTGTAGATGATGGTAAGATCACTAAACTCAAAAGTCACGACTATCATGTTTTGTTACAACGAGTGTTGCCAATTGCTCTTAGTGGATTTGTAAATAAGGATGTCTCTTTAGCATTAATTGAGTTAGGCCATTTCTTTCAACGATTATGTTGTAAGACATTAAGAAGAGATGACTTAGAACAACTTGAAAgggatataattattatattatgtaagCTTGAGATGACCTTTCCACCTGCTTTTTTTGATGTTATGATACATTTGGCTATGCATTTGCCACGAGAGGCCATGTATGGTGGACCTGTACAATATCGTTGGATGTACAAAATTGAGAGGTTTTTGTGCAAGCTTAAGCGTTATGTACGAAACAAGGCACGGCCAGAAGGTTCTATTGCAGAAGGGTATATTATTGATGAGTGTTTGACATTTTGCTCTATGTATCTTACTGACATTGAGACAAGATTTAATCGTGAAGATCGGAATGATGATGGATTTAGCAACAATGGTGAACTTGTTCTAGACATATTTTCAAAGAGATTTAGGCCATATAGAGATGGAAAATATGATGTTATACCAAACAAATATTCTGATATAGCTCGGTGGTATGTGTTGAATAATTGCGAAGAAGCAGAACCTTTTCTTCA GGAGCATAAAGAAGAGTTGTTGAACCAAGCTGTTGTGAATATAGATGAGAAACACAAAGAACAATTTCCTTTATGGttcaaaagaaaa ATTATGCAGTTATATACTAAAGAAAAGTCAACATCTATCAAGAAATTATATCCTTTGGCAATGGGACCAGATGTGCGTGGAAGAACACATACTGGTTGTATTGTAAATGGTGTTAGGTGTCATATTCAATGTCGCGATGAATTACGTAAAAGTCAAAATTGCGGTATAGTTGTTGCAGGCTATCATGAAAATGAGGTGATTGACTTTTATGGTATTATAATTGACATCCTTGAGTTAGAGCATGTTGAGGAAAATCGAGTTCTCTTATTCAAATGCAAGTGGTTTGATCTCCGCAAGAAAATAGGGAtgcaaaaagataaaaaatttacGAGCATTTGCGTTAAAAGATTTTGGTATGAACGTGATTCTTTTGTACTAGCTACTCAAGCAAAGCAAGTATTTTACATTGATGACCCAAAATTGGGAGAGAATTGGCAAATTGTGCTCAAATTTCAAGATAGACACTTATACGATGTGCCCGAGAAAGAAACTTTGGAGACTGAAAGTGATGAGTTACATATTACAAATGATGAAGTGTATCAAGACATGTCATTGGAAAGTAATTCAATTGTCTGTGATACAGTGGATATGTTGAGTCAACTACATAGAGATGATGTTGATTCAGTTATCTTGGATGCAAATGTAATTGAATTAGAGGCTCAAAAAGAACATGAAGTTCATTATAACGAAGAAAATTCTGACCAAGAGGATGAAACTATGATAGAGTACATCAGTGATCATGAGGAGAATGGAGGTAATAATGGTACTAATGACAATGAAGCTGATACAACAAGTGATGGTGATGATATTGGCTTGTGA